The Panacibacter microcysteis genome includes a window with the following:
- a CDS encoding sulfotransferase translates to MTNFIIFTTQRSGSTVLTKTLDEHPQVFVAGEIFHTNNEIHHPEWHFPFKNYLGKGTARGMLMKVNKALNNIGMQNKIKKHLDAFYTATEAAETARGFKLMQSQVKSNPAIWQYIKNNDVKIIVLVRKNIFETALSRYRGRETKVYHSDSTTTQKQKLQIPVAEFTAWLRTLEEANKKLLQQTEGMNRLVLYYEDFANWNNILQQTFGFLQVDMIAIPPALQKVGAKDWRAGIENYEELEKALQQTNYAGWLN, encoded by the coding sequence ATGACCAATTTTATCATATTCACCACGCAGCGAAGCGGTTCAACGGTGTTAACCAAGACACTCGATGAACATCCGCAGGTTTTTGTAGCCGGTGAAATTTTTCATACCAACAACGAAATACACCATCCAGAGTGGCATTTTCCTTTCAAAAATTACCTGGGTAAAGGAACAGCCCGCGGTATGCTCATGAAAGTGAATAAAGCGCTGAACAATATTGGTATGCAGAACAAAATAAAAAAGCACCTCGATGCTTTTTATACTGCAACAGAAGCCGCAGAAACCGCCAGGGGGTTTAAGCTCATGCAGTCGCAGGTTAAATCAAATCCGGCTATCTGGCAATACATAAAAAACAATGATGTAAAAATAATCGTGCTGGTGCGCAAAAATATTTTCGAAACAGCACTTTCGCGTTACCGGGGCAGGGAAACAAAAGTGTATCACTCTGATAGCACTACCACCCAAAAGCAAAAATTACAAATACCGGTAGCGGAATTTACGGCATGGCTTCGTACACTGGAAGAAGCCAATAAAAAGCTGCTTCAGCAAACAGAAGGTATGAACCGGCTGGTACTTTATTATGAAGATTTTGCAAACTGGAACAATATACTGCAGCAAACTTTTGGTTTCCTGCAGGTAGATATGATCGCTATTCCGCCGGCCTTGCAAAAGGTAGGCGCAAAAGACTGGCGCGCAGGTATAGAGAATTACGAAGAACTCGAAAAGGCGTTACAGCAAACCAATTATGCCGGCTGGTTAAATTAG